A genomic stretch from Aerosakkonema funiforme FACHB-1375 includes:
- the rimO gene encoding 30S ribosomal protein S12 methylthiotransferase RimO, translating to MPFQTVGRKPTIAISHLGCEKNRIDTEHMLGLLVEAGYQVDTNEELADYVIVNTCSFIQAAREESVRTLVELAEANKKIVITGCMAQHFQDKLLDELPEAVAVVGTGDYHKIVDVIKQVEVGQRVKQISAQPTYIADETTPRYRTTPEAVAYLRVSEGCDYRCAFCIIPHLRGKQRSRSIESIVKEAENLAVEGVKEIILISQITTNYGIDIYGEPKLAELLRALGKVDIPWIRMHYAYPTGLTPTVIQAMQETPNILPYLDLPLQHSHPEILRAMNRPWQGRVNDKIIDTIKEALPEGTLRTTFIVGYPGETDEQFEHLVQFVQRHEFDHVGVFTFSPEEETPAYSLPNQLPQSVMDERRNILMQVQQAISLKKNKAEVGKVVDVLIEQENPETGELVGRSGRFSPEVDGLVYVKGHAHLGTIVPVAIQDADVYDLYGQTVS from the coding sequence ATGCCATTTCAAACAGTAGGCCGAAAGCCAACAATTGCCATCTCACATCTGGGTTGTGAAAAAAACCGCATAGACACGGAACATATGCTGGGACTGCTAGTGGAAGCAGGATACCAGGTAGATACCAACGAAGAATTAGCCGATTACGTCATTGTTAACACTTGCAGCTTTATCCAGGCAGCACGAGAAGAATCTGTGCGTACCCTGGTAGAACTAGCAGAAGCTAATAAGAAAATAGTTATAACTGGCTGCATGGCGCAACACTTCCAGGATAAATTACTGGATGAGCTGCCGGAAGCAGTGGCTGTAGTAGGAACCGGTGATTATCACAAAATAGTAGATGTAATTAAACAGGTAGAAGTCGGTCAGCGAGTTAAGCAGATTTCTGCACAACCGACTTACATCGCAGACGAAACGACGCCTCGCTACCGCACTACTCCAGAAGCAGTAGCTTACCTGCGCGTATCGGAAGGCTGCGATTACCGTTGTGCTTTTTGCATCATTCCCCATCTGCGGGGCAAGCAGCGATCGCGCTCGATCGAATCCATAGTTAAAGAAGCGGAAAACCTAGCCGTAGAAGGTGTAAAGGAAATTATTTTAATTTCCCAAATCACCACAAACTATGGTATAGATATATACGGTGAACCGAAGCTAGCCGAACTGCTGCGGGCTCTCGGTAAAGTCGATATTCCTTGGATTAGGATGCACTATGCCTATCCTACGGGCCTGACACCCACCGTAATCCAGGCAATGCAAGAAACGCCTAACATTCTGCCATACCTGGATCTGCCATTGCAGCACTCCCATCCGGAAATACTCCGGGCAATGAACCGTCCGTGGCAAGGTCGCGTAAACGATAAAATAATTGATACAATAAAAGAGGCTTTGCCAGAGGGAACCCTACGTACCACATTTATCGTGGGTTACCCAGGAGAAACAGACGAACAATTCGAGCATTTGGTGCAGTTCGTCCAGCGCCACGAGTTTGACCATGTAGGAGTGTTTACGTTTTCTCCAGAGGAGGAAACCCCTGCATACAGTTTGCCGAATCAATTACCCCAATCTGTGATGGACGAGCGTCGCAACATTTTGATGCAAGTCCAGCAAGCTATCTCCCTGAAGAAAAATAAAGCCGAAGTAGGGAAGGTAGTCGATGTCCTAATCGAACAGGAAAACCCAGAGACAGGGGAATTAGTAGGACGTTCGGGTAGGTTTTCACCAGAAGTGGATGGATTGGTCTACGTCAAAGGTCATGCACACTTGGGCACGATTGTCCCAGTGGCTATCCAAGACGCAGATGTCTATGACCTCTACGGTCAAACAGTTAGCTAA
- a CDS encoding BCD family MFS transporter, with product MSSGDLSDIKIEDNPQKLPRLNLPAMLRLGLCQTGLGMMSVLTFGVLNRVLIRELGVPATLATVILALTLFVAPARVWFGQLSDTKPLWGYHRTGYVWIGAASLAIVAFIAVQVMWQVGASLKAEGWTNQTYTWTALLAFLFALYGLAVSACSTPFATLLVDVSDEDNRSQLVGIDWSMLIGGTIVGAIIIGVLLRKLTINAPIEELQAAINRLFLIVPAIVFGLALLGTWGIEKKYSRYAMRSTLVNKEAKITLGRAWRILTASRQTQVFFTFLVMMTLGLFMQDAILETYGGDVFKMQVGETATLNAFWGTGTLFGLLGTGFFLAPRLGKRNTTKLGCLLVVVSLIWVILSGFTQNPKLLQTALLCFGLVSGVATTGALSLMLDLTAAETAGTFIGAWGLAQALARGVATIAGGAVLDVSKKVFPSLVLSYGLVFVVQGLAMLLAVWYLGKVNVTEFRTNAREAIATVLQNELD from the coding sequence ATGTCTAGCGGTGATTTATCAGATATCAAAATAGAAGACAATCCCCAAAAATTGCCCAGACTCAATCTACCTGCGATGTTAAGACTGGGTTTATGCCAAACCGGACTGGGTATGATGTCAGTTCTTACGTTTGGCGTACTCAATCGCGTTCTGATCAGAGAATTGGGAGTACCCGCAACCCTTGCCACAGTCATTTTAGCCTTGACTTTATTTGTAGCGCCAGCGCGAGTTTGGTTCGGGCAGCTGTCAGACACCAAGCCTTTGTGGGGATATCATCGCACAGGATATGTCTGGATCGGTGCAGCCAGTCTGGCGATCGTAGCATTTATCGCCGTGCAAGTGATGTGGCAGGTGGGCGCTAGTTTGAAAGCGGAAGGCTGGACGAATCAAACCTATACCTGGACTGCCTTGCTAGCCTTTTTGTTTGCCCTTTACGGTTTGGCAGTCAGCGCTTGTTCGACGCCGTTTGCCACCCTGCTAGTGGACGTTTCCGACGAAGATAATCGCTCTCAACTGGTGGGAATTGACTGGTCAATGTTGATCGGGGGAACGATTGTCGGCGCAATTATTATTGGGGTATTGCTGAGAAAATTAACTATAAATGCGCCGATAGAGGAGTTACAGGCAGCAATTAATCGCCTGTTTCTGATTGTACCTGCGATCGTATTTGGTTTGGCTTTGCTGGGAACCTGGGGCATTGAGAAAAAATATAGCCGCTATGCCATGCGATCGACATTAGTCAACAAAGAAGCGAAAATTACTTTGGGTAGAGCTTGGCGGATCTTAACAGCCAGTCGGCAAACTCAGGTATTTTTTACCTTTCTGGTAATGATGACGCTTGGCTTATTCATGCAAGACGCCATCTTGGAAACTTATGGCGGTGATGTCTTTAAAATGCAAGTCGGGGAAACGGCGACCCTAAACGCTTTCTGGGGAACTGGCACATTATTCGGTCTACTTGGAACTGGTTTCTTTCTGGCTCCACGTCTAGGTAAACGCAATACTACCAAACTTGGGTGCTTGTTGGTAGTTGTGTCCCTAATTTGGGTGATTTTGTCGGGATTTACTCAGAATCCAAAACTCCTGCAAACGGCGCTTTTATGTTTCGGTTTGGTTTCCGGAGTAGCAACAACAGGAGCTCTGAGTTTAATGTTAGACCTGACAGCAGCAGAAACCGCAGGCACGTTTATTGGCGCTTGGGGATTGGCACAAGCTTTGGCAAGAGGGGTGGCGACAATTGCTGGAGGTGCGGTTTTAGATGTGAGTAAAAAAGTATTTCCTTCTTTAGTGCTATCTTACGGACTGGTGTTTGTGGTGCAAGGATTGGCAATGCTGTTGGCTGTTTGGTATTTGGGGAAAGTGAATGTGACCGAATTCCGCACCAACGCACGGGAAGCGATCGCAACTGTCTTGCAAAATGAGCTAGATTGA
- a CDS encoding ChaN family lipoprotein has product MRKCQFISLCALSLGIILFCTQLVNAQRVFPPRQLPTYTSQTVLSQLAQANVVYLGETHDNPEDHLIQLQIIEELHRQNPNIAIAMEMFQRPFQFELDRYIGNELTEVRLRERTDYENRWGFPWEYYAPILRFAKANRLPVLALNTPTEITRKVARGGLESLSRAEQQYIPPLSEIRTDNAPYRLLMLQIYEQMHQGSGSSRSFERFFQAQVLWDETMAEVIAQFLQANPDFQVVVLVGQGHVVYGYGIPSRVARRLGSANLVQRVVLLNPPDTSQFKADKSIADFIWRTTLD; this is encoded by the coding sequence CAAAGAGTGTTTCCTCCCCGCCAGCTGCCTACTTATACTTCGCAAACTGTGTTGTCGCAACTAGCACAGGCTAATGTTGTGTATCTGGGAGAAACGCACGACAACCCAGAAGATCATTTAATTCAACTACAGATTATTGAGGAACTGCATCGTCAGAACCCTAACATTGCGATCGCAATGGAAATGTTCCAGCGACCATTTCAGTTCGAGCTGGATCGCTACATCGGTAACGAATTGACAGAAGTGCGACTCCGAGAAAGAACGGACTACGAAAATCGTTGGGGCTTCCCGTGGGAATACTACGCTCCTATTCTGCGGTTTGCTAAAGCCAATCGGCTACCCGTATTAGCTTTGAATACACCGACTGAAATCACGCGCAAGGTTGCCCGTGGAGGCTTGGAAAGCTTGTCGCGGGCAGAACAGCAATATATTCCGCCTCTCTCAGAAATTCGCACGGATAACGCCCCCTATCGCTTGTTAATGTTGCAAATTTACGAACAAATGCACCAAGGTAGCGGTAGCAGCAGAAGCTTTGAGCGATTTTTTCAAGCGCAGGTGCTGTGGGATGAAACGATGGCGGAAGTAATTGCCCAATTTTTGCAGGCTAACCCAGATTTTCAGGTAGTAGTTTTAGTCGGTCAGGGTCACGTAGTCTACGGATATGGAATTCCCAGTCGGGTCGCTAGACGCCTGGGTAGCGCGAACTTAGTTCAACGTGTAGTGCTGCTAAATCCTCCCGACACCTCTCAATTCAAAGCAGACAAGTCGATCGCTGACTTTATTTGGAGAACTACGTTAGATTAA
- a CDS encoding inositol monophosphatase family protein — MTNFWDTVLNFAETTTARIGTKLLEDFGRLQPTLKSDGSLVTSADKWADEEIRNGILDTFPSHDILSEEGEHVFSGAEWCWVIDPIDGTTNFTRGIPIWGISLGLLYQGTPIFGYVHFPNINQSFHGYWHGASSSDAENGAFMNKRPIHTSSDSPSQNQFFNVCARSTAVLQKPVPCKIRMLGVTTYNFLSVATGAALGGVESTPKVWDLAAVWAIVQAAGGVLVPLTEGSVFPLQEGENYGDRSYPTLVSSRAELVPVFKPLVEYLGEKR, encoded by the coding sequence ATGACTAATTTTTGGGATACAGTTTTAAATTTTGCCGAGACAACTACTGCCAGAATCGGCACCAAACTGTTGGAAGATTTCGGTCGATTGCAGCCGACGCTCAAGTCAGATGGCAGTTTGGTAACATCAGCCGATAAGTGGGCGGATGAGGAAATTCGTAACGGGATATTGGATACTTTTCCCAGTCACGATATTTTAAGCGAAGAAGGAGAACACGTTTTTTCCGGTGCGGAATGGTGCTGGGTAATCGATCCCATTGACGGCACGACTAACTTTACTCGCGGAATTCCGATTTGGGGAATTTCTTTGGGATTGCTATATCAAGGAACGCCTATATTTGGCTACGTACATTTTCCCAACATCAATCAATCTTTTCACGGATACTGGCATGGCGCATCTTCTAGTGATGCTGAAAATGGTGCGTTTATGAATAAGCGCCCCATTCACACCAGTAGCGACTCACCCAGCCAAAATCAGTTTTTCAACGTTTGTGCCAGGAGTACGGCTGTTTTGCAAAAACCCGTTCCCTGCAAAATTAGAATGTTGGGAGTGACTACCTACAATTTCCTGTCTGTTGCTACTGGTGCGGCGTTGGGAGGTGTAGAGTCTACACCTAAAGTGTGGGATTTAGCGGCAGTTTGGGCTATTGTTCAGGCAGCAGGCGGTGTTTTGGTGCCGCTGACAGAAGGGTCGGTGTTTCCCCTCCAAGAAGGGGAAAACTATGGCGATCGCTCTTATCCAACTTTAGTATCTAGTAGAGCCGAACTCGTGCCGGTATTTAAACCGTTGGTGGAATATCTTGGCGAAAAGCGATGA
- a CDS encoding methyltransferase family protein, producing the protein MNIFSKWGFTREGWRNNSRGEYWVLLQAALIVGFILLPIYRPTWLNLAYSQSLYFSWAIAALLAISALVLFVKGLLDLGQQLTPLPYPIEEGQLVQTGVYSLVRHPVYSGVIAIALSWTIFQFSLSHLIATVIIFAFFDAKANREETWLSEKYPDYSDYSQQVKKLIPWLY; encoded by the coding sequence ATGAACATCTTCTCTAAATGGGGATTCACCCGTGAAGGTTGGCGCAATAACAGTCGAGGCGAATACTGGGTTTTACTTCAAGCCGCTTTAATCGTAGGCTTTATTCTTTTGCCAATTTACCGCCCAACTTGGTTAAATCTTGCTTATTCTCAATCGTTGTATTTTAGTTGGGCGATCGCTGCTTTATTGGCAATATCAGCATTAGTACTATTTGTCAAGGGATTGCTAGATTTAGGACAGCAGCTAACACCATTGCCTTATCCAATCGAAGAAGGGCAATTAGTACAAACTGGTGTCTACAGTCTGGTGCGACATCCCGTTTATAGCGGCGTGATTGCGATCGCACTCAGTTGGACAATATTTCAATTCAGTTTATCTCATTTAATCGCAACAGTTATTATCTTTGCTTTTTTCGATGCCAAAGCTAATCGCGAAGAAACTTGGTTAAGTGAAAAATATCCCGATTATTCAGATTACAGCCAACAAGTCAAAAAACTGATTCCTTGGTTGTATTAA
- a CDS encoding DEAD/DEAH box helicase, with the protein MTLTFKNLGLSETRVEHLEKLGITTPTTIQSQAIPQLLAGRDVVGQSQTGTGKTAAFSLPILERIDIERNAVQALILTPTRELAMQVSEAIRDFKVDRKLWILPVYGGQSIDRQIRRLQQGVHIVVGTPGRVLDLLERGDLKLGQVSWLVLDEADEMLSMGFIDDVEKILKQVPSERQTAFFSATMPPAIRELVAKFLRSPVTVTVEQPKAAPKQINQVAYMVPRGWTKARALQPILELEDPETALIFVRTRRAAAELTNQLQAAGHSVDEYHGDLNQQARERLLLRFRNKQVRLVVATDIAARGLDVDHLTHVINYDLPDSVESYVHRIGRTGRAGREGTAISLIEPLDRRKLRLIERHVRQSLVVRSIPTRSQIEARQLEKLQAQVREALTGERMASFLPLVAQLGEEYDAHAIAAAALQMAYDQTRPAWMRSENYAEEEMEFGTPKPRLNKRSKTSEEYSSEEGVSASAKPRLIRRSRTAESSKVELGN; encoded by the coding sequence ATGACTTTAACTTTCAAAAACTTAGGTCTTTCAGAAACACGGGTTGAACATCTAGAAAAATTAGGAATTACAACTCCGACTACAATCCAATCGCAAGCAATTCCCCAATTGCTTGCAGGTAGGGATGTAGTAGGTCAATCGCAGACTGGAACAGGTAAAACGGCAGCATTTTCTCTGCCAATTTTGGAAAGAATCGATATCGAGCGGAATGCAGTACAAGCTCTGATTCTGACCCCGACTCGCGAGTTAGCAATGCAAGTTTCGGAAGCAATTCGCGACTTCAAAGTAGATCGCAAATTGTGGATTCTGCCAGTATACGGCGGTCAATCGATCGATCGACAAATTCGCCGCTTGCAACAAGGCGTTCACATCGTTGTCGGAACGCCGGGACGGGTGCTGGATTTGTTGGAAAGAGGCGACCTCAAACTCGGTCAAGTTAGCTGGTTGGTATTAGATGAAGCCGATGAAATGCTGAGCATGGGCTTTATCGACGATGTAGAAAAAATCCTCAAACAAGTACCATCAGAACGGCAGACGGCATTTTTCTCCGCGACAATGCCACCAGCAATTCGGGAATTGGTAGCTAAGTTCTTGCGATCGCCCGTTACAGTTACTGTAGAACAACCAAAAGCCGCACCCAAGCAAATCAATCAAGTCGCTTACATGGTGCCTCGCGGTTGGACGAAAGCTCGTGCCTTACAGCCGATTTTGGAACTGGAAGACCCGGAAACAGCTCTGATATTCGTGCGGACTCGCCGTGCAGCCGCCGAACTGACCAACCAATTGCAAGCAGCCGGTCACAGCGTAGATGAATATCACGGCGACTTGAATCAACAAGCGCGGGAACGGTTATTGCTGCGCTTCCGCAATAAGCAAGTACGTTTGGTAGTTGCTACGGATATAGCGGCGCGGGGATTGGATGTAGACCATCTCACCCACGTGATCAACTATGACCTGCCGGATAGCGTCGAAAGCTACGTCCACCGCATCGGACGTACCGGACGCGCCGGACGGGAAGGAACCGCAATTTCTTTGATCGAACCTTTGGATCGGCGCAAACTGCGCTTAATTGAGCGTCACGTGCGTCAAAGCCTGGTAGTACGATCGATTCCTACCCGATCGCAAATTGAAGCGCGTCAGCTGGAAAAACTGCAAGCGCAAGTGCGCGAAGCTTTGACCGGAGAACGCATGGCTTCCTTCCTGCCTTTGGTCGCCCAACTCGGCGAAGAGTACGACGCCCACGCGATCGCAGCTGCCGCCCTGCAAATGGCTTACGATCAAACTCGTCCGGCTTGGATGCGTTCCGAAAATTACGCCGAGGAAGAAATGGAGTTTGGCACTCCCAAACCCAGGTTGAACAAGCGGTCTAAGACTTCGGAAGAATACAGTAGCGAAGAAGGCGTTTCCGCAAGTGCCAAACCCAGACTGATCCGCCGTTCTCGCACTGCTGAATCATCGAAAGTCGAACTAGGGAACTAA
- a CDS encoding aldo/keto reductase has translation MATEVQTITLGRNGPSVTPLCIGTWAWGDKLFWNYGKNYGEAQLWEAFQASLDAGVNFFDTAEVYGMGLSEELLGKFMQQSGQKVEIATKYGPLPWRFTKESVSDAVTASLKRLQVDRVTLYQVHWPFAFFMSQDTLMNALADEVQRGRITAVGVSNYSAEQMREAHQILASRGVPLATNQVRYSLLSRQVESKGIVATAKQLGVTILAYSPLAQGLLTGKYTSENYKEPTDARKFDSRFSRSGLAKIAPAISLLREFGEKYDRTPAQVALNWLIAQGDVIPIPGAKTAAQARQNAGALGWRLSDDEIAQLENASRPWLA, from the coding sequence ATGGCAACAGAAGTACAGACTATTACACTAGGCCGAAATGGCCCCAGCGTTACTCCCTTGTGTATTGGCACTTGGGCTTGGGGTGATAAACTGTTTTGGAATTATGGCAAAAATTACGGAGAGGCGCAGCTTTGGGAAGCTTTTCAAGCTTCTCTCGACGCTGGCGTTAACTTCTTTGACACAGCAGAAGTATACGGGATGGGGCTGTCAGAGGAGTTATTAGGTAAGTTCATGCAGCAAAGTGGCCAAAAAGTCGAAATAGCGACTAAATACGGCCCCTTACCTTGGCGATTTACCAAAGAGTCGGTTTCAGACGCGGTAACGGCAAGTTTGAAACGGCTACAAGTCGATCGCGTTACACTTTACCAAGTACATTGGCCTTTTGCCTTCTTCATGAGCCAAGATACCTTGATGAACGCCTTGGCAGATGAAGTGCAGCGTGGCAGAATCACAGCAGTGGGCGTCAGCAACTATTCAGCCGAACAAATGCGCGAAGCTCACCAAATCCTAGCATCGAGAGGTGTGCCTTTGGCCACGAATCAGGTGCGTTATTCGCTGCTATCGCGACAAGTTGAAAGTAAAGGTATCGTTGCTACCGCCAAACAGTTAGGCGTAACCATCCTCGCTTACAGTCCTTTAGCACAAGGTTTGCTAACTGGCAAGTACACATCCGAAAATTACAAAGAACCGACAGACGCCCGCAAATTCGATTCTCGCTTCAGTCGCAGCGGTTTGGCAAAAATCGCACCTGCGATCTCTCTACTGCGGGAGTTTGGCGAAAAGTACGATCGCACACCCGCCCAAGTTGCGCTCAATTGGTTAATTGCACAAGGCGATGTGATTCCCATTCCGGGTGCTAAAACAGCGGCACAAGCGAGACAGAATGCAGGTGCTTTGGGTTGGCGGCTGAGCGATGATGAAATTGCACAGCTCGAAAACGCCAGTCGTCCCTGGTTAGCATAA
- a CDS encoding alpha/beta hydrolase family protein, producing MNNADSFFGIMAKDLMNTLLPEEIALFIEDAKQCPPDRALTLWQDQAQSDFGDFIAKIDIPLLVIAGKQSKIFPSQSNVFIAKNSIKENKLFLRIADTLLTTMKLKDSTGF from the coding sequence ATGAACAACGCAGATAGCTTTTTTGGCATTATGGCCAAAGATTTGATGAACACGCTGCTACCGGAAGAAATCGCCCTTTTCATAGAAGATGCAAAACAATGTCCTCCAGATCGAGCCCTTACTTTGTGGCAAGACCAAGCTCAGTCGGATTTCGGAGATTTTATTGCCAAAATCGATATTCCTTTATTGGTCATAGCTGGCAAACAAAGTAAGATTTTTCCCTCTCAATCCAATGTGTTCATTGCCAAAAACTCAATAAAGGAGAACAAATTATTTTTGAGAATAGCGGACACGCTCTTAACTACGATGAAACTGAAAGATTCAACCGGGTTTTAG